In one Neobacillus sp. WH10 genomic region, the following are encoded:
- a CDS encoding beta-galactosidase: protein MIHDKIKGFFYGADYNPDQWDEEVWREDIRQMKVHGVNVVTLPVFSWAKLQPSEEEFDFSWLDKIVNLLYENGIFINMATPTAAQPAWMSKKYPDITRTDIYGRKRKHGGRVNFCPNSPNYKRLSSTIAGKMAEHYKNNPAIVLWHVNNEYGAYCYCENCRQAFIQWLKNKYTTLENLNRCWYTSFWGHTIYDFDEIEVPFALTEILPGALAGRDGTYFQPMAIDYKRFMSNSMLECFDGEVQEIRKYHKETSITTNIWSISHELDLFRWGEQCDVASWDSYPSNKDHPSVIAFRHDVIRGIKKGKPFLLMEQTPSQQNWQAYNAQKRPGVMRLLSYQCIAHGADGIMFFQWRQSLGACEKFHAAMVPHVGHENTRIGKELSKLGNELQYLQDKIIDARTESKVAIIMDWANWWGVEYSSGPSVDLTYIDRIMKYYKALYDLNIPLDIVEPTSDLSKYEIVIAPLLYMVSDASIENINKFVSRGGTFITTFFSGIVDENDIVRLGGYPGAFKELLGIWVEEVDALYPDMKNGIRVEKQLEENEKTFECKLICEVVHNENAIVLGTFTEDYYKGLPAITENSYGSGKAIYVASEPEDNLIKVLIEKYCGEKNIKPILKTDAEVEITRRVKENNEYIFILNHSNILQKVSLGKNSYTNLFNGEILENEIEIEPKDVLILKNLG, encoded by the coding sequence ATGATTCATGATAAAATTAAAGGTTTTTTTTATGGTGCTGATTATAATCCGGATCAATGGGATGAAGAAGTTTGGAGAGAAGACATAAGACAGATGAAGGTTCATGGAGTAAATGTTGTAACTCTCCCTGTATTTTCATGGGCTAAATTGCAGCCAAGTGAAGAGGAATTTGATTTTTCATGGTTAGATAAAATAGTAAATCTTCTATATGAAAATGGTATTTTCATAAACATGGCTACACCAACTGCAGCGCAGCCAGCTTGGATGAGTAAAAAATATCCGGATATTACAAGAACGGATATTTATGGTCGCAAACGTAAACATGGTGGAAGGGTGAATTTTTGTCCGAATAGTCCCAACTATAAGAGATTGTCAAGTACTATAGCTGGAAAAATGGCTGAACATTATAAAAATAACCCAGCAATTGTGTTATGGCATGTTAACAATGAATATGGTGCCTATTGTTACTGTGAAAATTGTAGACAAGCTTTTATACAATGGTTAAAAAATAAATATACAACTTTAGAAAATTTAAATAGATGTTGGTATACAAGCTTTTGGGGTCATACAATATATGACTTTGATGAAATTGAGGTACCATTTGCTTTAACAGAGATATTACCAGGTGCTTTAGCAGGAAGAGATGGAACTTATTTTCAGCCCATGGCTATAGATTACAAAAGGTTCATGTCAAATAGTATGTTAGAATGCTTTGATGGAGAAGTGCAGGAAATAAGAAAATATCATAAAGAAACATCTATTACTACTAATATATGGAGTATAAGCCATGAGTTAGACTTATTTAGGTGGGGAGAACAATGTGATGTTGCTTCTTGGGATAGTTATCCGTCAAATAAAGATCATCCAAGTGTAATTGCTTTTAGACATGATGTGATAAGAGGAATAAAAAAAGGAAAACCCTTTTTATTAATGGAGCAAACACCTAGTCAGCAAAATTGGCAAGCCTATAATGCTCAAAAAAGACCAGGAGTAATGAGGCTGTTAAGCTATCAATGTATAGCCCACGGTGCCGATGGAATAATGTTTTTTCAATGGAGGCAATCTCTAGGAGCCTGTGAAAAATTTCATGCTGCTATGGTGCCTCATGTTGGACATGAGAATACACGGATTGGAAAAGAACTAAGCAAATTAGGCAATGAATTACAATACCTTCAGGATAAAATAATTGATGCTAGAACTGAATCAAAGGTAGCAATAATTATGGATTGGGCTAATTGGTGGGGAGTTGAATATTCAAGTGGACCTAGTGTAGATTTAACATATATTGATAGAATAATGAAATATTATAAAGCCTTATATGATTTAAATATACCGTTAGACATAGTTGAACCTACCTCAGATTTATCAAAATATGAAATAGTAATAGCTCCACTTTTATATATGGTTAGTGATGCCTCTATAGAAAATATTAATAAATTTGTAAGTAGGGGCGGTACATTCATAACAACATTCTTTAGTGGCATTGTTGATGAAAATGATATTGTAAGACTTGGTGGATATCCAGGTGCCTTTAAGGAACTGCTTGGTATATGGGTAGAAGAGGTTGATGCACTATATCCTGATATGAAGAATGGAATAAGGGTAGAAAAGCAACTGGAGGAAAATGAGAAAACCTTTGAATGTAAATTAATATGCGAAGTAGTTCACAATGAAAATGCAATTGTACTAGGAACCTTCACAGAAGATTACTATAAAGGCTTACCTGCAATAACAGAGAATTCTTATGGAAGTGGAAAGGCCATATATGTTGCATCGGAACCAGAGGACAATTTAATAAAAGTATTAATTGAAAAATATTGCGGAGAAAAGAATATCAAACCTATATTAAAAACTGATGCAGAGGTAGAGATAACTAGAAGAGTGAAGGAAAATAATGAATATATATTTATATTAAACCACAGCAATATTTTACAAAAGGTATCACTTGGAAAAAACTCATACACTAATTTATTTAATGGAGAGATTTTAGAAAATGAAATAGAAATTGAACCAAAGGATGTATTAATTTTAAAAAACTTGGGTTAG